The nucleotide window CTGTGTACATTTCGCGATTACCTGGGATGTGAAATTTCCCAAAGCCTGCAAAGCGTTTGGCTTCAAAACGGCGAACATGCCCTCCGTCACCGTATTTCAATCAACCGGCAGTGAATGTATCGCCTTTACCCCTAAACAGAAAACAACAGAAGAACGCCACGCCTGATCCCGTCCGGGCAGGGGTGTCCGAGCGGCGGGAAAGGGCAGGATAAGTTTGTTTATATTCTATATTCCGGCGTCCAGCCAGCGCACCGTGCCTTCGCGCCGTGGAGCGCGCGAGGCGGGCGTTTCGTCCGGATGCCCCAGCGTGAGGGCGAAAAGCGGCTCGTAGCCCTCCGGAGCCATAAACGCGGGCTCCCTTTCGAAGAGGTAGCGGACCAGTCCGATCCAACAGGCCCCAAGCCCCAGAGAAACGGCGGCGAGATGCATGTTCTCAATGGCCGCGCTGCAGTCCGCAAGAGACGTCAGATGCCGCCCCGGCTTGCGGGGTATTTTTTCACCGCAGATCAGAATGACCACCGGAGCGCCGAAAAAAACGCGGTAATGCGGGGCCTTTCCCATAGTTTCGATCCGTTCGATTCCCGACTCCGCCATGGCGGCCCGCGTTCGGGCGTCGAAATCTTCAATGACCTTTTTGTCCGTAATGACGGTGAAATGCCAGGTCTCGGCGCCCGCCCCCGAGGGCGCGTAAAGCCCCGCCTGAAGAATGGCTTCGATGTCCGCCCGGGAAACTTCCTCCGGGGTGTACTTCCGAATGCTGCGCCGCTCCAGAATGGTACGGAGAACCTCGTTCATCCTCAAAACCCCCTCTTCAGACAGCGCAGGGGTGAACGTCTTTTCCCTGTTCACCCCTGCGATCCGGATCTATGCTTTTGCCGCGTTTTTTTCCTGCGCTTTTGCCCTGGAGCTCAGTGGAATGGTTCTGTCCGGCTTCCACAGCCACCACTCCGCCAGCATTCCCGTGGCCACAAAGATGGAGCTGTACGTACCGGCGATGATTCCCACAAGCATGGCGTAACTGAACGCCGCCAGAACCGGCCCGCCCCAGATGCACAGGGTCAGGACGGGGAAAAGAGTCGTCAGAGTCGTGTTGACCGTACGGGAAAGGGTCTGATTGATCGAGAGGTTCATCAGGTCGAGAATGCCTGCCTTCCCCAAATCTTTCCAGTTTTCACGAACACGGTCCAGTATAATGATGGTGTTGTTCAGAGAATAACCCACGATGGTCAGGAGCGCCGCTATGAAAGAGGAGGCGATTTCCATGCGGGTCAGGCTGAAAAAGCCCAACGCCACAATGACGTCATGCATCAGCGGAAGAACGCTGACCACGGCAAAGCGGAACTGGAAACGCACCGTGATGTAAATGAGGATGGCGACAAGCGCCGCGGTGACTCCAAGAAGCGCCTGATTGCGCAGCTCCCTGCCCACGACGGGTCCGACCTTCTCGAAGCCGATCACCTTCATGTCCGGGTAATGGCCCTTCAGAACGTCCACCACCTGTTCCCGGCTCTTTTCCGTGTCTTCGTTGGTTCGAATGATGATGCCGCTGTCCCCGAAATTCTGGATCATGGCCTCTCTGGCCACCACCGAGGAAACCACTTCCCGCACCTCTCCCACGTCCGGACGGCTGGAGAATTCCACCTGCACCACGTTGCCCCCCGTGAAGTCGATTCCGAGGTTCAGCCCGCGAAACGTCACCAGCAGGAGGCTGCACACAACGAGCGCCAGGCTGAAGAAAAGAGCGGGCCTGCGCATTTTCATAAAATCGAACTGAGCCTTGAATTTCATTTGAACGGTCCCCCTAATTCTGCTTCAGGGCATGTTTCTTCGTACTGACGAAGAGCTGCAGGAACGCCCGAGTCACCACAACGTTGGAAAAAACGCTGGCCACCAGTCCGATGGAAAGAGTCACTCCAAATCCGCGCACGGAGCCCGTTCCAAAATAAAAGAGAACGAGGGCGGCGATCAGCGTCGTAATGTTGGAGTCGAGTATCGTCACAAGCGCCTTGCGGAATCCGGAATCCAGGGCCGCAAGAGGCGTTTTTCCCGACCGCAGTTCTTCCTGTATGCGCTCATAGATGAGAACGTTTCCGTCAACGGCCATGCCGATGGTCAGAATGATGCCCGCAATACCCGGCAGGGTCAGCGTCGAGTGGAAGGCGATCAGTCCCGTGAACACCAGCAGGAGCGTGACGGCAAGAGCCACGTCCGCCGCCAGTCCCTTGAACCGGTAGTAAATCAGCATAAAGACGAACACCAGCCCGCCTCCGATCAGACCGGCATGGAGCCCCTGACGCACGGAGTCCGCTCCAAGGCTGGGACCCACCGAACGGTTCTCGGCCACATCAACCTCTACGGGCAGAGCGCCGGCGTTCAGCATGATCGCCAGCCGCGTCGCCTCGTCGGTGGTAAAACGCCCGGTGATCTGCGCGTTTCCCCCGGCTATTCTGTCCTGCACCACCGGCGCCGATATCGTCACACCGTCCAGAACGATCGCCAGCTGTTTGCCCACAAGGCGGCCCGTGGCCTCCTCGAAGGCCTTCGCCCCCTCGTCGTTGAAGGAAATCGAAACGCCCATTCGGCCAAGGCTGTCCGGGTTCAGGCCGGCCTTTTTAAGGTCCTTCCCCGTAACCAGAGCCCTGCCCAAAAGATAGTACACGTGCCGGTCGCCTTCTCCGCGGGAAACGATGGCGCCTTCAACTGTTTTCGCCCGCTCTTCGAAGCGGGGCAGCGCGTTCTCCGAGGACTCCGCGGCGGTTTTCCAGCGCTCCTGAGCCCGGGTGAACTGTTCGTCGCTGTCGTAATTTGCCCTCTGAGGAGCCGGCGGCGCGGACTCGCTCTGGTCCAGAACCTCACGGAACTCCAGAAGCGCGGTCTTCCCGATCAGCTCCAGAGCCGCGGCGGGGTCCTGCACCCCGGGCAGATCCACAATGACCCGATCCTCTCCGCTTTTCTGAATGAGCGGCTCCGCCACGCCAAACTGGTCCACACGGTTGCGCAAAACCGCCACCAGCCTGTCGATTCCATCATTGCCGATCGGATTGTCCGGCGTATCTTTGGCCTGAAGGACGATGTGCGCGCCGCCCTTCAGATCGAGCCCCAAATTCAGCTTCCCCACTATCGGCCACGACCATACCAGCGCCACGACAATCACTGCCAGAACGCCCCACAGTCGTATACGGTCTTTACGAAGCATTCCCTCTCCTCCTGCTCCACCTGATTTTTATACGCTTCCCAATTTCTTTCCCTGAACACAACATCAGGATGAACCCCTCCGGACCTCAGACAAGGGAAGAGGAGTTCATCCCGAGATGGAACGCCCTGTTCCAACTCAAAATCAGGGGCAGCTTCAAGCAGGCAATATGCGATGTGTAAACCTCAGTACGCCCCGATCCTAAATTGAATTTACACGACAAAAGGGCAATCTTCCGCCCTCCCTGCGTTTTTCGTCAGTCTTTTTTCTCTTCGACAGCCGGAGCCGGCGCCGGCGCCTGAGCCACGCGTTTTGTCTGCACGGCGGACTTCAGAACGCGAACCTTCACCCCGTCCGCAATTTCCACAAGGAAGGTGTCGTCTCGAACTTCCCGCACCGTCCCGAAAAAGCCCCCTATCGTAATCACCTGGTCGCCCCTGCTGATCCCGCCAATCAGCGTATCATGCTGCTTCTGACGTTTTCGCTGAGGCCGAATGATAAAGAAGTAGAAAATAAGAATAAATATCGCAAGCGGGAAAAGCATTCCCATTAAACCCCCGCTCTGCGCTGCTCCCGGCGCCGCGCCGCTCTCTCCTCCGCCACTGCCACCGCCGGAAAAACCGCCGCAGGACGTTACTGCCTGGGTTGTCGCCGGGGTTGCCGCCTGATCTGCCATAAAATCTTCCTCCCTGCTGCTCGACTCTTGAATTGCCCCCGTAATTTCAGGATACAAAACGATATTATACCAGAGGACCCCGAAAAGCAAAAACAGTCGGACTCTGTCGGGTTATCCCTTCCAGGCCACGACTTCGATTTCGACCTGCGCGCCCTTCGGAAGGTCTTTGACGGCCACAAAGGAGCGCGCCGGAGGATTTTCTCCGAAATATTGCGCATAGACGCCGTTGATCGGCGCAAAATTGTTCATATCCGTTACAAAAACCGTGGTCTTGACGATCTGCTGCATCGTGAAACCCGCAGCCTCGACGATGTTTTTGACGTTGTCCAGAGCCTGTTTCGCCTGTTCCTCCACAGGCCCCGTCAGCAGCTGCCCCGTTTTGGGATCCAGAGGAATCTGTCCCGAACCGAAAAGAAAATCCCCGGCCTGGATGGCCTGACTGTAAGGTCCGATGGCCTCGGGCGCGTTTTTTGTGCTCACTGTCTTTTTCACTGTTTCACACCTCCGTTTAAATTTTTCCTCAGTGGAACCGCGCTTCCGGATTTAAGCTCTCGAAAAACGCTTCAATCCGGCATAACGCGCGGTTCCGCCCAGTTCTTCCTCGATGCGGAGAAGCTGATTGTACTTGGCGACGCGGTCGGTGCGGGCAACGGAACCGGTCTTGATCTGCCCCGTTTTCATCGCCACGGAGAGATCGCTGATGAAGGTGTCGTCCGTCTCTCCGGACCGATGGGAGATGATCGAGGCGTAACCGGCCAGAGTCGCCATCTGAACCACCTCCACCGTTTCGGAGACCGTCCCGATCTGGTTCAGCTTCACCAGGACGGCGTTGCCCACGCCCTCTTTGATGCCCCGGCCCAGAATTTCCGGGTTCGTGACAAAAAGATCGTCCCCCACGAGCTGTACCTTTCCGCCCAGCTTTTTCGTCAGAGCGGCCCAACCCTTCCAGTCCTCCTCGGCCATGCCGTCCTCGATGGAGAGAATGGGGTAATCCTTGCAAAGCCCTTCGTAATAGGCGATCAGTTCGTCGGCGGTGAAGGTTTTCCCCTCCCCTTCGAATACGTACTTTCCGTCCCTGAAGAACTCCGACGAGGCCACGTCCAAGGCAAAGCTGATGTCCGCGCCCGGCTTGTAACCCGCCTTCGTTACGGCTTCCATCAGAAGATCCAGCGCCTCCCGGTTGGTTTTCAGGTCGGGGGCAAACCCGCCTTCGTCGCCGACGCCGGTGGAGTATTTACGGGCTTTGATGCAGTTTTTCAGAGCGTGATAGGTCTCGGCCCCCATGCGCAGGGCCTCCGCAAAGCTGGGAGCGTTGTGGGGAACGATCATGAACTCCTGAATATCCACCGTGTTGTCGGCGTGGGCTCCTCCATTGATGACGTTCATCATGGGAGTGGGCAGAACGAAGGACCCCAGTCCTCCCAGATAGGCCCAGAGCGGCAGCTCGTGACTGTCCGCGGCGGCGCGGGCCACCGCCATGGAAACGCCCAGAATCGCGTTCGCCCCCAGCGTGGACTTGCCCGGCGTTCCATCCAGGTCCACCATCGTTCTGTCGATCTCCGCCTGGTTGTCGGAGTCCATCCCGATCAGCTCCGGTGAGATTTTTTCGTTGACGTTTTCCACGGCCTTCAGGACACCCTTGCCGCCGTAGCGCTTTTCGCCCTTATCGCGAAGCTCCAGGGCCTCGTGTATCCCCGTGGAAGCTCCGGAGGGGACGGCGGCCCGACCAAACGAACCATCCTCCAGAAAAACATCCACCTCCACCGTGGGGTTGCCCCTCGAGTCCATAATCTCTCTGCCGTGAATTCCTATAATCGTACCCATTTACATACAGCTCCCTTCCAAAATTGATCTCACTTCACACTCTGAAGTCAAAAAGCCGGAAGTCAGAAGTCAGAACAAATAAAT belongs to Synergistaceae bacterium and includes:
- a CDS encoding nitroreductase family protein — encoded protein: MNEVLRTILERRSIRKYTPEEVSRADIEAILQAGLYAPSGAGAETWHFTVITDKKVIEDFDARTRAAMAESGIERIETMGKAPHYRVFFGAPVVILICGEKIPRKPGRHLTSLADCSAAIENMHLAAVSLGLGACWIGLVRYLFEREPAFMAPEGYEPLFALTLGHPDETPASRAPRREGTVRWLDAGI
- the secF gene encoding protein translocase subunit SecF, yielding MKFKAQFDFMKMRRPALFFSLALVVCSLLLVTFRGLNLGIDFTGGNVVQVEFSSRPDVGEVREVVSSVVAREAMIQNFGDSGIIIRTNEDTEKSREQVVDVLKGHYPDMKVIGFEKVGPVVGRELRNQALLGVTAALVAILIYITVRFQFRFAVVSVLPLMHDVIVALGFFSLTRMEIASSFIAALLTIVGYSLNNTIIILDRVRENWKDLGKAGILDLMNLSINQTLSRTVNTTLTTLFPVLTLCIWGGPVLAAFSYAMLVGIIAGTYSSIFVATGMLAEWWLWKPDRTIPLSSRAKAQEKNAAKA
- the secD gene encoding protein translocase subunit SecD, which translates into the protein MLRKDRIRLWGVLAVIVVALVWSWPIVGKLNLGLDLKGGAHIVLQAKDTPDNPIGNDGIDRLVAVLRNRVDQFGVAEPLIQKSGEDRVIVDLPGVQDPAAALELIGKTALLEFREVLDQSESAPPAPQRANYDSDEQFTRAQERWKTAAESSENALPRFEERAKTVEGAIVSRGEGDRHVYYLLGRALVTGKDLKKAGLNPDSLGRMGVSISFNDEGAKAFEEATGRLVGKQLAIVLDGVTISAPVVQDRIAGGNAQITGRFTTDEATRLAIMLNAGALPVEVDVAENRSVGPSLGADSVRQGLHAGLIGGGLVFVFMLIYYRFKGLAADVALAVTLLLVFTGLIAFHSTLTLPGIAGIILTIGMAVDGNVLIYERIQEELRSGKTPLAALDSGFRKALVTILDSNITTLIAALVLFYFGTGSVRGFGVTLSIGLVASVFSNVVVTRAFLQLFVSTKKHALKQN
- the yajC gene encoding preprotein translocase subunit YajC — encoded protein: MGMLFPLAIFILIFYFFIIRPQRKRQKQHDTLIGGISRGDQVITIGGFFGTVREVRDDTFLVEIADGVKVRVLKSAVQTKRVAQAPAPAPAVEEKKD
- a CDS encoding RidA family protein, encoding MKKTVSTKNAPEAIGPYSQAIQAGDFLFGSGQIPLDPKTGQLLTGPVEEQAKQALDNVKNIVEAAGFTMQQIVKTTVFVTDMNNFAPINGVYAQYFGENPPARSFVAVKDLPKGAQVEIEVVAWKG
- the eno gene encoding phosphopyruvate hydratase codes for the protein MGTIIGIHGREIMDSRGNPTVEVDVFLEDGSFGRAAVPSGASTGIHEALELRDKGEKRYGGKGVLKAVENVNEKISPELIGMDSDNQAEIDRTMVDLDGTPGKSTLGANAILGVSMAVARAAADSHELPLWAYLGGLGSFVLPTPMMNVINGGAHADNTVDIQEFMIVPHNAPSFAEALRMGAETYHALKNCIKARKYSTGVGDEGGFAPDLKTNREALDLLMEAVTKAGYKPGADISFALDVASSEFFRDGKYVFEGEGKTFTADELIAYYEGLCKDYPILSIEDGMAEEDWKGWAALTKKLGGKVQLVGDDLFVTNPEILGRGIKEGVGNAVLVKLNQIGTVSETVEVVQMATLAGYASIISHRSGETDDTFISDLSVAMKTGQIKTGSVARTDRVAKYNQLLRIEEELGGTARYAGLKRFSRA